In Romeriopsis navalis LEGE 11480, the sequence TGCACCCAAACCTAAACCCAAGCCAACGCCATCCCCCGCGAGTGCTGATCCAAAGGTCACTCCACCGGCAGCGAAGCAAACGGATGGCCAACCGGCAGCAGTCCCTGTACCGTCATCGGCGCCTAAGTCCAGCCCGGATGTCAAGCCAGCAGTTGATCCAGCGACGAATACTGCGCCGCGATCAAAGCCGACGCCGACGGTGCAAACTACTGAATCGAGTTCGTCAGATGCACAGCCGTCGATTCAATCAACCCCGACCTTAAATAATGCGACTCCGGCGACCCCGAATTCCTAAGCGTTGCCTGCGTCTGTTGGTGGCATTTTGGCTGGGCTGCAGTTTGCTATGGAGCTTAGGTTTGGCTTGGCAACTACATGCGGCTTCGCAGCAACCGATCGATACTGTCTTGGTTTTAGGCGGCAGCATTCATCGGGAAATTCATGCAACGCGCTTGGCGAATCGCTACCCAGATGTGCCAATTTTAATTTCGAAGGGGTCGCCTCAGCCTTGTATTCGGTTGATTTTTGAGCGGCGGCATCTGGACTTAAGTCGAGTTTGGCTCGAGGAATGCGCCCACTCGACGTTTACCAATTTCTACTTTAGTTTGCCAGTCCTGCAGCAGTGGCAGGTGCATAAAGTGAGGCTGGTTACCTCGGGTAACCATATGTCCCGGGCCTCACGCATGGCCAAAATTATTCTGGGCAGCCACGGAATCTGGGTTGAGCCGGAAGCGGCATTAGAAGTGGGCCGTCCGGGCAATCGTGAATCGAGGGCCAAGATGGCGCTCGATGTTCTCCGATCGCTGGGCTGGGCGATCGGTTCACAGGTATATCAACCCCGCTGTCAACAAGTGGTGCCTTTGTCTGAGGTCAACTTAACGGCTTGGCGCAAGCAGGGGTTTAAGTGTCAGCACCAAAAACTACTCAATCTGGAGCAGTGACTTCGGCACGCTCTGTTTCTGTTTCGAGGCTGATTTGTTTGGCGATTGACTGGAGTAGTGAGAATGGTACCTGACTGAAATAGTGTTGTCGAAAGGTTTCTTCTTGGATAGCTTGTTCAAAGGTGGCGGTGGCCTGGTGAAAAATTTCCGGAGCAATGGTTTGGTGGACGGGTTCCGTGATTTTGAAGCCCGATCGACTCGAGGTGATGCTGAAGCCAAGTTGTTGGAGGGCCTCGAAGCCAATTTTTAGGGTGAGTGTGCTGATTCCCAGTTGTTTTTGGAAGGTCTGACGAGTGACGACGGCTTCGGTGCGGCTCATATATTTGGCGATGCCGATGAGTTTGCTCCAGAGTTCGGGATGACTTTGCTCGCCCGATGTTGGGAGTTTGTAGGCGATTGCCAAGGATTTGTTTTTCTTCAGCACACGGCGGAAAATTGTTTGGAGTTCTTGCCAGTTGTGCGGCACTTGGGTCAATTTGACGATCGCTTTGTCGGCTTTTTGATTGATTTTCGGCGGCTTTTCGGTACGCCAGTCAAGCAGCCATGCCGTATCGGTTTGATTCGTGGCGGTTTCAGCTGATCGCACCGCCAGTAGTCGGACTTCGTAGCGTTTTTTGTAGGTGTTGTTGTCGAGTTCGACGAGGGCATCGCATTGGCCCGGGGGCAGTTCTTCGCGGTAATGGCCCCACCAGACTCCAGGGAAGCCCTTTTCGACTGACGCATCGACGATTTCAAAATCGGTTTTGATATATTTAATTTTTTTACCCTTCATATCTTGGATATTGCGTTGCCAAGTGCGTTCAAAATGGCAATCTTGAATCCATAAACGGGGAGCAGGATTGCCCATGCCGCAGGGTTCTAGGAGTTTTAATTCTTGGAATAGATCTTTGCCCAAGGCCGCGACGGGAATGACTAAATCCGCCGTGATTTCCTCGGTATCTAAATCCACGTCAATGAAGTCTTGCCGCATTTTTTGATTGACGGCATCGGCAAAGATCGGCAGGTTCTCCATCGTGAGACTTAAGCCCGCGGCAAAGGGATGTCCGCCGAAGCGATGGAGTAGATGTGCTTGGGCTTTGACCAGTTTGTAGAGATCGATTTGGCGAATCGATCGAGCTGATCCCCGGGCCATACCGTCTTCAGTGCTGAGCAAAACGGCGGGTCGGCCGAATTCTTGGGCGAGTTGGCTGGCGACGAGGCCGAGGACACCGGGATGCCATTGTTCATCCCACAGCACTAAAACATACGTAGTCGAAAGATCGAGGGTCTGTGCTTTCGCTAAGGCTTGTTTGTAAACGTCTTGCTGGAGGGATTTGCGCCGGGCGTTAGCCAGTTCGGTTTCTTCGGCGAGGGTGCGACAGCGATCGACATCTTGACTTGTCAGCAGTTCGACACAGAAGTGAGCATCCCCTTGAATCCGACTGACGGCGTTAATCCGGGGGCCGATGCCGAAGGAGACATCGGTGGGCCGATCGCCAGTTTTCTTACAGAGTTGCAATAGACGGGAAATACCGGGTCGCGTGGCTGTCTCCGGTTTGGATTGTTTTTGGAGCTGTTTAATCCCTTGTTGGCAGAGATAGCGACAGTCACCTTTGAGTTCTACCAGATCGGCAATCAGACCGATCGCTACTAAATCTAACAGCTCTGCCAATGGCTGGGTGGGTACATCGGGCAGCGCTAAGTACAATGCTTCAACCAGTTTGTAGGCAACGGCGACGCCGGAAAAACTGTAGAAGGGATGATCTTGATCTAAAAACCGGGGATTGACGATCGCCGCTACGGGGGGTCGCTCATCCGGCAGGGTGTGGTGATCGGTGACGATCGTCTCCATGCCGAGGGTTTGGGCGTATTCAATTTCGGCGATATTTGTACTGCCAGTGTCGCAGGTGACGATCAAGGTATAGCCCTGTTCATGCAGTAAATCCAGTCCGACTTTCGAAATGCCGTGGGATTCGGTGAAGCGGTTGGGGATGTAGTAAGTGAGTTGGGTGGCGCGATCGAAAAACTGGCCTAAACCGTCCCACAGTACCGATGTCGAAGTGACGCCATCGGCATCGAAGTCGCCCCAAATTGCGACTTTTTCGCCAGTGTCGCGGGCGGTTTTGAGTCGATCGACCGCCAGTTGCATTTCTTCGCCGAAGTCGTAGGGACTATGGGGCGTATATTGGGCGGCGTGGATAAAGCCGGGGAGGCGATCGATGTCACGGATACCGCGTTCCCAGAGAATTTGCGCAATATATTCACCACTGAAGGGCTGACTCAAGGCTTGGACGGCTTGGCAGAATTCTTCTGTGGGTTGGGCATTGGGCTGAATCCAGGTTTGTGACATGGTGCGGCTTGGCTGGGCGAAGTGCCTAACGTTATAGCATTAGTCGCGAAAATCGAGCTGAGACTTCACTGCGTGAGATTGCTGAACCCTAGATTAATTTTGAAGGTCTGTGGGGTTTGAGCCGGGATGGCGTAGGTTGAATTTGATGGCCGGTTGAATCCCATGCAACAAAATCAAGCATCGAATCAGAGTCCAGGCTCGAAAAAGCCACCGCCCGTTGGGTTGCATCTTAAGCGGCCTTGTATGTTGGTCGCTGACTTGGAGCGGGCCTTCACCTTATATCGGGATGTTTTGGGGTTTCAGGTAGATTATTTGAGTGAGGAAGCGGGGCCAGACTCCTATCTTTATAAGGTGTTTCAGATTCCCGCAGTGGCGCGGCTGAAGTTTGCGTCTTTGAGTACGGATAATGAGGCTCGGGCGTTGGCGTTGGCGGAGGTGAAGGGGATTGAATTGCCGCCTCGGAGTTTGCCCCACTCGATCGGTTTAGTAATTCAGGTGGAAGCGATCACGCCCGTGCTGGAGCAAGTGGTGGCGATGGGGTTGTCGATCGTTGAACCGAATCATTTCACGGCGCCACCGAATCTCGAGTTTACGGAGCAAGGTATCTATGACTTTGATGGACAATTGATTGTGCTATACGAGACGCGAGTGGTGGAGCCATTGCCATCAACTTAATCGTCTTTTTGTTTGCTAGCTAACTGCCGTTCTAAGAATAATTTTAAGACTAGCGTGACTAATCCCAATAACGCTAACAGCACCGAAGCGGCGAATGCGGAAGTAGTTGCATACTGTTTATACGACTCTTCTACAAACAACGGTAAAGTCTGAGTTTTACGAGCAATATTACCTGAGACTACGGATACAGCACCAAACTCTCCCATCGCCCGCGCATTGGTGAGAATTACGCCGTAGAGTAAACCCCAGCGAATATTTGGCAGTGTTACATGCCAGAAAATTTGCCAGTCTTTTGCCCCGAGGGTGCGGGCTGCTTCTTCTTGTTCTGGGCCGATTTCTTCTAAAACTGGAATCACTTCCCGTGCGACGAAGGGCATGGTGACAAACGCCGTGGCGATGATAATACCGGGAACGCCAAAGATGACTTTGACGCCTACCGTACTCAGCCACCCGCCAAACCAGCCGCGATTGCCGTAGAGTAAAATCATCATGACCCCGGCGACGACGGGGGAAATCGAAAATGGCAGGTCTAATAGGCTAATGACTAATGACCGCCCAAAAAAGCGATGCCGCGCGATCGCCCAAGCCGCACACAACCCAAACACCGAATTAATCGGTACGACAATGGCGGCGACGAAGAATGTTAGCCCCACTGCACTGATAAAATCGGCCTGGGAAAAAACTTCAAGAAACGGCCCAAAGCCCTTGCTAAATGCTTGCCAAAAGACATTGACCGCGGGGGCAAGCAGAATTAGAAAGAGATAACTGATGGCGATCGTAATCAGAATTATCCGAATTTTGCCAGAGGATTTTTGTTGATTAGTCAGCATAGCGTTTTCCCCAGGCTTGTAAGAGGTTGATGCTAATCAACAGCGTCAACGAAATCATCAACAGCACACAACCAATAACTGTGGCACCTACAACGTCGTATTGTTCAAGGCGTTGAAAAATGAGCACGGGTGCGACGAGATCCTTAAACGGGGTATTCGACGCCACCATGACGGTGGAACCAAATTCCCCTACCGCACGGGAAAACCCTAGTGCGACGCCCGTAGAAATCGCCGGTAGTAGCGGCGGCAAAGACACCTGCCAAAACGTTTGAGCCCGCGATGCGCCCAGGGACCAAGCGGCTTCTTCCATATCTTTTTCCATCTCCGCCAGGACGGGTTCCACGGTGCGGACGACGAAGGGCAGTGACGTAAATAGCATGGCAATCATCACACCCAACCGGGTGTAAGCCAACTTAATGCCTAGCGGTGCGAGTAAGCCACCGACCCAGCCGGTTTTGCTGTAGACCGTTGCTAGAGTTAATCCCGCGACTGCTGTTGGTAGGGCAAATGGGAGATCGACGATCGCGTCGATCAAGCGGCGACCGGGAAACTCGTATTTCACTAACACCCAAGCGACAATTGTGCCAAATACACCATTGAAACAAGCGGCAATCAATGCTGTGACAAATGTGACTTCGTAGGCTGAAAGGGCGATCGGTGCGGTGGCAATTCGCCAAAATTCCCCTGGACTGGTACTAAACGCTTTACTAAATAGGGCAATCAGGGGTAAGCCGAGCATCAGCACCATGTAGCCCAAAGTGACGCGCCAGGCTAACGGAAACCGCGATCGTGGTTTACGGGAATTGGATGTGATGCCGGAACCTGCCATTGCTGATATGCTGTCGCGTTATTTCTGTTGGTAAATCCGATCGAATAGAGCATCTTCGGCAAAGAAGTCGGCCTGCAATTTTTGCCAGCCACCCAACTGCTCAACTTGAGCCAGTTGCGTCACCGTGGGAAATCGCGTCTGGTCGCGCTCACCGGAAATTGGTCGGAATCCCACCTTAGCAAACTCTGCCTGCGCTTCTGGCGAAAATAGATATTGCACAAAGGCGGTAACGACTTCTCGATTACCATGTTTGTCGGTATTGGTATCAACGATCGCCACGGGGGTCTCGATCGCAATGTTCATCCCCGGAATTTGATAGTCCAGCTCTGCACCCCGCTCGGCAGCAAGGAAAATTTCGTTTTCATAGTTCAGTAGAATATCCCCTTCTCCCTGCCGGAAGAATGTGCTGGTGGCTTCCCGGGCATCCCGCGATAAAACGGGGACATTTTGGTAGAGCTGCCGCACAAAATCATCGGCTTCTGCCTTCGAGCCGCCGGACTGCATCACGCTATTCCAGAGGGCCAGGAAAATCCATCGGGCAACGCCAGAACTGCGTGGATCGGCAGTAATCACTTGAATATCCGATCGAGTTAAGTCCTGCCAGCGGTTGATCTGCTTGGGGTTGCCGGCGCGTGTGACTAATGCTACGACGGACTCGGCGACGATCGAGCCATTGGGAAATTCCTGCTCCCAGCCGGGTTCGATTAGCTTCTCCTGGGCCACCTTTTGCATATCGAGGGCGAGGGCGAGGTGAGCCACGTCGGCTTCTAGGCCATCGACTAAGGCACGGGTTTGGCTACCGGAGGTACTGTAGCTTTGATTAATCGAGACGCGCTGATTGTGCTGCTGCTGCCACTGCGCCTCAAATTTGGGAATGATTCGTTGATAGGCCGGTTTCATCGAAACAAAACTCGCGAGGGTAATCTCAACGGTATTGTCCGCATTACCGAAACCTTGGCAGCCGGTTATTGCCAGGGCAATGCTGAGTCCACATAGGCCAAAACAGAGGCGTTGTTTCCAGCGCCGTATCCAATGCGAAAATTGTCCAAGCCCAAGAACCATCGTAGGGAATCTAATTTCAAGCAGTAATCTACAGTTTACCGATCGGGAAACTGGATTTATTATCCGATAAACTGACGCACAACAAAATCTCGATCCATAAAATCTCGATTTCCTATAGCAGTAGAAGGTGGCGTGGCTGACTGTGGTTTAACTCTTTAACGGCAGTTGTTTTGGGCGTGATCAGTTGGGATTGTGCGTGATTTTAAAGTTTATCTAGTAAAAATGTTGCTAATTGGTTACGGAAGAATAAAATATCAGTGAAGTTTGTTGGTAGCACTTCCACTCTGGGAATCATTCCGCTTATTCTGCGATTATGCAAGAATTCGACGGGCATCCTACGCCTAGTAACTAGTTCGTTCAGCGAATTGTCTAGGCGTTAGTTGTGACCGATGGGTTTTGCTGTGACAAACTGATCTGAGTATCTAGAGGTGCCTGATAGGGGTGCCTTTTTTATTGCCGGATTAGTTCCTGTTGGCAAGAAGTTGGCAATTAGTCCGTTGGCAAATTGAGTCTTTCCCAACCCTTAATGCTTGTTTGATCCCGCGTTTCTTCAGTGTGCCAGCGGAGTAATTGCTCAATGGGCTGGCCGATGATTTCGCTGGATTGCCCGATCGCGTGACGCGGCGCACTAGTCGCTAACCGAATTCCCGTTGCGATCGAGCATAAGCCCCATCCCACCAGATTTTGGACGCCCTGTAACAGCGACAGTGTGGTGCCGGAGAGGGTGCCATCGTCGAGTCGGGCCGTGCCTTGGGTGACGTTAATGGCACGGCTGTCCCAGGGGTAGCGACCATCCGGCAAGCCTAATGGCGATAGGGCATCACTCACCAGAAATAGTCCCTGACGATCACCACTGGCATTCAGCAGTAATTGCAGCATGATTTGACTAATATGTTCACCGTCGGCGATAAAGCCACATCGGACTTGCGGATGCACGATTGCTGCGCCGAGTAAGCCCGGCTGCCGATGGTGGAGTGAGGGCATGGCATTAAACGCATGGGTGACCATGGTCGCACCGGCCGCAAATGCCTGATTGGCGGTCTCGGCGGTGGCTTGGGAATGGCCTAAGCTGACAGTAATTCCCTGCTGGCGTAGATATTCTACGACAGCCCCACTAGGGTCGAGCTCCGGTGCCAAGGTGATGATGCTGACGATATCGCTATAGTCGCCGAGAACTTGTTGCATCACCTCAATGGTTAATGGCTGTAAAAACTCAGCGGGATGCGCCCCCCGCTTTTCAAAATTGAGACAAGGTCCTTCGAGGTGAACCCCGATAATCTTGGCGGTCTGGGAAGACTCGACTGTGAATTGTCGAATTAATCCGAGCGATCGCTGAATATTGCTGATCGATGTCGTGACGATGGTGGGGCAATAGGCATCGACGCCAGCGGCCCATAGCCAATCACCAATTTCGGTGAGGCGATCGACATTGGCCTCCGTCAATTCTGGAAACGCTAAACCCAACGCGCCATTAATCTGTAAATCCACTCCCCCGAGCGATAGCCAGTCCCCCAAGAGATCGAGTTGGCGTTCCGTGTTCGGGGCATTGCCAGAACACTCGACCTGACTGACCACACCGTCTTGCAGTAGGACTTGCTGTAAACCGTCATACCCAGGAATCCGGGCATTTCGTAACAACCATTCCCTGCTGATTTGCCCCATCTGTGGCATCTTAATCTCCTCAAGTGATTTGTGGTCTACCTCCATTTGGCTTTATACCGTTGTTCCGGCTGTGGATTTCAGCAAGATTGGCGCGTTAAAGCAAGGTAAGTCAATCACATCAGCGGGGCTGTGACAGGCAGGATTAATTTCTGGTTCAAGCACCCCTGCGACTTGTAATGCCTTTGCGACTAGCTCGGAACAGAAGAAGGCTTCATCGTCCGCTTGACTTAAGCCATCCCAACCGAGGGCAACCAGCCCGATCGCGATCGCTTGCTTAAAGTCGTAGGGCGTCTGTTCGGCTTCGGTCATTTGTAGCCATCGCCGCATTTTGATAATGCCATCCTCACTAATTGATTCCGCTAGCGGAATCCACCAGATTGGCCCGGGTTGTGTTTCAACTCGATCGTTGAGCCATTGCAGTTGGACGCCCAGTCCGTGTTCGCCGGTGCCGACACTTGGCAAACTGGTATCAACGTGGGACTCGGCAATCAGGATGGCATTATTGCGCGCAACCCGACTATCGACCCAGACGACGATCGCCACATGAACGTATTGCGATCGTGTGGCGAGCTTCACCACCTGCGATGGAAGATCGGATCCCGAAAAAGCAAATATGTCTCCTGGCTTTACTTGTGATCGCATATCCGCATATGCCTTATCGATCAACATATAGGTATCCTCATCAACCAGCTTGTTTGGCATTTTCCCATGTTGATTGAGCTTTATTGTCCGGATATTGAACAATCACCACTGCGTCAAAGATCCAGATGAATCCTTGTTTTGTCAATGGGGGTAGGGCTTTGACCGATCGTGAAACGGTACATACTTATTGATCAAAGGCGTCACTATTTTTAAGTAGTGACAAAAAGCAAGTGTTTCTTAATACTTTTAAAGCCTGCGTATCAGTATGCTGTTTTGGTGTTCCGATCAACTCGTTTAGTTGCCTACATCGGCAAGATTGCGCGATCAGCGGGTGTGATTTTAGGGAGATCTCAGGGAGACTACTGATCACAAAAAATACATTTCGATCTGATGAAAAAAAGATCAAAAATACCTGTGAATCAGTCGTGCAATTCTCCAAACATGGTGCAAAATGTTTCAAAGGCTGAAACGGGTGGTTCACTAACT encodes:
- a CDS encoding VOC family protein codes for the protein MQQNQASNQSPGSKKPPPVGLHLKRPCMLVADLERAFTLYRDVLGFQVDYLSEEAGPDSYLYKVFQIPAVARLKFASLSTDNEARALALAEVKGIELPPRSLPHSIGLVIQVEAITPVLEQVVAMGLSIVEPNHFTAPPNLEFTEQGIYDFDGQLIVLYETRVVEPLPST
- the cysT gene encoding sulfate ABC transporter permease subunit CysT, which translates into the protein MAGSGITSNSRKPRSRFPLAWRVTLGYMVLMLGLPLIALFSKAFSTSPGEFWRIATAPIALSAYEVTFVTALIAACFNGVFGTIVAWVLVKYEFPGRRLIDAIVDLPFALPTAVAGLTLATVYSKTGWVGGLLAPLGIKLAYTRLGVMIAMLFTSLPFVVRTVEPVLAEMEKDMEEAAWSLGASRAQTFWQVSLPPLLPAISTGVALGFSRAVGEFGSTVMVASNTPFKDLVAPVLIFQRLEQYDVVGATVIGCVLLMISLTLLISINLLQAWGKRYAD
- a CDS encoding sulfate ABC transporter substrate-binding protein is translated as MVLGLGQFSHWIRRWKQRLCFGLCGLSIALAITGCQGFGNADNTVEITLASFVSMKPAYQRIIPKFEAQWQQQHNQRVSINQSYSTSGSQTRALVDGLEADVAHLALALDMQKVAQEKLIEPGWEQEFPNGSIVAESVVALVTRAGNPKQINRWQDLTRSDIQVITADPRSSGVARWIFLALWNSVMQSGGSKAEADDFVRQLYQNVPVLSRDAREATSTFFRQGEGDILLNYENEIFLAAERGAELDYQIPGMNIAIETPVAIVDTNTDKHGNREVVTAFVQYLFSPEAQAEFAKVGFRPISGERDQTRFPTVTQLAQVEQLGGWQKLQADFFAEDALFDRIYQQK
- the recJ gene encoding single-stranded-DNA-specific exonuclease RecJ, whose amino-acid sequence is MSQTWIQPNAQPTEEFCQAVQALSQPFSGEYIAQILWERGIRDIDRLPGFIHAAQYTPHSPYDFGEEMQLAVDRLKTARDTGEKVAIWGDFDADGVTSTSVLWDGLGQFFDRATQLTYYIPNRFTESHGISKVGLDLLHEQGYTLIVTCDTGSTNIAEIEYAQTLGMETIVTDHHTLPDERPPVAAIVNPRFLDQDHPFYSFSGVAVAYKLVEALYLALPDVPTQPLAELLDLVAIGLIADLVELKGDCRYLCQQGIKQLQKQSKPETATRPGISRLLQLCKKTGDRPTDVSFGIGPRINAVSRIQGDAHFCVELLTSQDVDRCRTLAEETELANARRKSLQQDVYKQALAKAQTLDLSTTYVLVLWDEQWHPGVLGLVASQLAQEFGRPAVLLSTEDGMARGSARSIRQIDLYKLVKAQAHLLHRFGGHPFAAGLSLTMENLPIFADAVNQKMRQDFIDVDLDTEEITADLVIPVAALGKDLFQELKLLEPCGMGNPAPRLWIQDCHFERTWQRNIQDMKGKKIKYIKTDFEIVDASVEKGFPGVWWGHYREELPPGQCDALVELDNNTYKKRYEVRLLAVRSAETATNQTDTAWLLDWRTEKPPKINQKADKAIVKLTQVPHNWQELQTIFRRVLKKNKSLAIAYKLPTSGEQSHPELWSKLIGIAKYMSRTEAVVTRQTFQKQLGISTLTLKIGFEALQQLGFSITSSRSGFKITEPVHQTIAPEIFHQATATFEQAIQEETFRQHYFSQVPFSLLQSIAKQISLETETERAEVTAPD
- the cysW gene encoding sulfate ABC transporter permease subunit CysW; the protein is MLTNQQKSSGKIRIILITIAISYLFLILLAPAVNVFWQAFSKGFGPFLEVFSQADFISAVGLTFFVAAIVVPINSVFGLCAAWAIARHRFFGRSLVISLLDLPFSISPVVAGVMMILLYGNRGWFGGWLSTVGVKVIFGVPGIIIATAFVTMPFVAREVIPVLEEIGPEQEEAARTLGAKDWQIFWHVTLPNIRWGLLYGVILTNARAMGEFGAVSVVSGNIARKTQTLPLFVEESYKQYATTSAFAASVLLALLGLVTLVLKLFLERQLASKQKDD
- the nagA gene encoding N-acetylglucosamine-6-phosphate deacetylase → MPQMGQISREWLLRNARIPGYDGLQQVLLQDGVVSQVECSGNAPNTERQLDLLGDWLSLGGVDLQINGALGLAFPELTEANVDRLTEIGDWLWAAGVDAYCPTIVTTSISNIQRSLGLIRQFTVESSQTAKIIGVHLEGPCLNFEKRGAHPAEFLQPLTIEVMQQVLGDYSDIVSIITLAPELDPSGAVVEYLRQQGITVSLGHSQATAETANQAFAAGATMVTHAFNAMPSLHHRQPGLLGAAIVHPQVRCGFIADGEHISQIMLQLLLNASGDRQGLFLVSDALSPLGLPDGRYPWDSRAINVTQGTARLDDGTLSGTTLSLLQGVQNLVGWGLCSIATGIRLATSAPRHAIGQSSEIIGQPIEQLLRWHTEETRDQTSIKGWERLNLPTD
- a CDS encoding YdcF family protein, which translates into the protein MRLRRPRIPKRCLRLLVAFWLGCSLLWSLGLAWQLHAASQQPIDTVLVLGGSIHREIHATRLANRYPDVPILISKGSPQPCIRLIFERRHLDLSRVWLEECAHSTFTNFYFSLPVLQQWQVHKVRLVTSGNHMSRASRMAKIILGSHGIWVEPEAALEVGRPGNRESRAKMALDVLRSLGWAIGSQVYQPRCQQVVPLSEVNLTAWRKQGFKCQHQKLLNLEQ